The Candidatus Binataceae bacterium genome includes the window CGCGGCGCTCACGCGCGTGCGGATGGTATGGTACGGCTCGATGGCGGTTGGCATCTGCGGCGCCGCGCTGTTCATCGCTACGACGCTGTAGCTCCGTCCGCAGCAGCCGCTCGGCCGCCTCAATTCGCTGGCGCGCGCTGCTCCGAGCGATGCATGAACTCGCGCAACGCCCTCAGGTATTTGTCAGGTTCCTCGTACATCGGCATGTGCGAGCTTTCTTCGAAGATGACCATCTCGGATCCCGGCAATGCGTTGTGGCAGAGCGTGGTTGCGCGGACGCTGGTTTCGCTGCCCAGACGGCCCGCGATGTAAAGCGAGGGTGCCTTGATTTCCTTCAGGCGCGCGGTCCGATCCCAGTCCTTTAGATTGCCGGTGCAGGAGAATTCGTTCTTGCCCTGCATCGTGACGTAAATCTCGTCATTGTGCGCGGCAAACGAACGCTCCAGCGAATCGGGCCACACCGGCAGTCTGCACACGTGCAGCTTGTAGTATTGGATCAGCGCGCCCTGGTACTCAGGGCAATCGGTGTATCCGGACGCCTCATGACGGTCGAGGATGGCCCGAGTTTCGGCCGGAAGCTCTCTGCGATACAGGGCCGCGTCCTTCGACCATTCGGGGTATGAGCAGAGCGCGTCGGAGAAGGTCAGGCTGACGACGCCCTGCGGCTGGGTCAGCGCGTAGTCGGTGACGATCAGGGTTCCCGCCGAATGGCCGAGGAAGTGGGCGCGTTTGAGGCCGAGCGCGCTGCGGACCTGGGCCAGTTCCTTGACGAAGCGATCGAGGGTCCACAGTGATTTGTCGTGCGGATGATCGGATTTTCCCGCGCCGAGCTGATCGTAGAAAATGACCGGCCTTTCCCTGCACAGCTTGCCGATCGGCTCAAGGTAATCGTGAGTGAAGCCGGGACCGCCGTGAACCGTGACGAGCGGTATCGCGTCGCCGCCGCCCACGATTTCGTACCAGACCTTGCCGCCGGTGACGTTGACGTAGCCCTCTTTCACCGGGCATCCGAACGGGAATTTCGAGTTATCCTTCGGCTCGTCCGCGGATCCGGCCTGGGCGTTGGCCGACAGCACAACTGCGAGCAGCACCAGGAAAATCGAACCGCCTGCGGGACGTGAGCGCTTGCTGGACATTGGGTTTTCCTCACCGGCGCGTTTTTTCGCACCGAGCTACGGACGGGACCTGGTTCCCGGCCGCGGCCAATACTCGCATAACACGCCGACCGGTTTACAGACGCAGAGTTGGGCCTATGGGCCGGACCTGGCGGGAGCGGGCACCGAAGGAGGCGCTCCGGGGGGTGTCGATTGTGGGTCGCCGGCTTGAGCGGCGGCGAGCGGCTGACCTGTGCGCGCGGCGCGTTCGATCGGGTCGAAGGGATTGTCGCGGTCCGATTCGGCCAGCGCGATTATCGCCTTGATCGTGTTGCGCAGGTCGCCGCCGTAGATGCGGTCGAGCTTGGCGAAACTGTCGAGGTCGTGAAAATAGATCAGGTAGTTTATCAGCACCGCGTTGTTGATCGGCTGCTTGTCGAGGTCGAAGCGCTCCAAACCCGACAGATGCGGCTTCAGCCGCGCGTAGTCGGCATTGATGGCGGCGAAAAGCGTGGCGCGGCGCTTCAGGATCTCTTCGCGCGGGAGCCCGCTCTTGTAGAGCTCGTCCAGCCGCGTGGCCTCGTCATTGAGGAAGCGGGCAAATTTCAGATCGGCGTCGAGCACTCCCCGCGCCGCTTCGGCGTCGGCGGAGCCGGGCCCGGCAGCTGCCTCGAAGAATTTTACCGCGCCCGCGCTGCCGACGTAGGTCGCGGCCGATTCGTCGAACATCACGTCGCTGGCGAGAAAATACGTGCGATGGAACAGTTCGTGGACGATCACGCCAGCCAACTCGACGCGGTCGAGCCGCAGGAGGTTGGAAAGCAGCGGGTCGTTGAAGAATCCGAGGCTCGAGAACGCCACCGCCGGCCGCACCATGGTGTCATAGCCGCGCTGCTCCATCTCGGCGGCTTCGGCCTCGGCGCGGTCCCTGTTGAAGTAGCCGCGGTAGGGAATTCGCCCGACGATCGGAAACCACCAGGTGTACGGTTCGAGCGAGTCGCGCGGCGCGGCCATCACGACCCATGCGATCGCGCCCTGGTCGACCTCGGAGATGCTGGTGTAGGCGCCGCCGACGTTGAGCCCCAAGCCATCCTGCGCGAATCCGCGCACCTTGAGGACGGTTTCGAGGCTCGCGCGGACCTCGGGCGACAGATCGCCGCGTGCGAGCACGCCGTCAATCGGCTGTCGGCGCCACAGAAGCAAGCTTTCCTCGTACGCCGCGCGCGCGATGTACCCGGCCTCGCATCCGGCGAGCGTGCCGGCGATGAGCGCCAGGGCGATCGTGAGGGTCAGCGCGCGCATCGCAAGGAGAGGTGCGGGCGCGCTCAATCCGCAGCCTGGCCGGCGGGCTCGGCTGCGGTGGCGTATTGGAGCTCGAACAGTCGGTGATAAAGCCCGCGGCGGGCGAGCAGCTCGGCATGCGTGCCGCTCTCGCGCAGCACGCCCTGGCTCAGCACCAGGATGCGGTCTGCGCGCTCGATGGTGGAGAGGCGATGCGCGATCACCAGCGCGGTGCGGTCCTTGAGCAACTCGTCGAGCGCACGCTGGACGAGCGATTCGGTCTCGCTGTCCACGCTCGAGGTCGCTTCGTCCATCACGAGCACGCGCGGATCGTAGGCGAGCGCGCGGGCGAAGGAGAGCAACTGACGCTGGCCGGAGGAGAGGTTGGCTCCGCGCTCGCGAATCTCCTCGTGCAGTCCGCCGGGCAGGCGTTCGACAAAATCCAGCGCCTGCGCGCGCCGCAGCGCCTGACGCACCTCGGCCTCGCCCAGTTCGGTGCGAGCAAGACGAACGTTGTCGAAGACGTCGCCGGCAAAGAGGAACACGTCCTGCTGCACCAGGCCGATCGCGCGGCGCAGCGCCGCGAGGTCCCATTCGCGCACGTCCACGCCGTCGACCAGGATGCGTCCGGCGCTGACGTCGTAAAAACGCGTGAGCAGCTTGATGATGGTGGATTTGCCGGAACCGGTTGCCCCGACGATCGCGATCTTGCGCCCCGGCTCGACGGTGAAGCTCAGATCGCGCAACACGGGCTCGCCCGCGCGATAGGCGAACCCGACGCGTTCGAAAACGATCTCGCCCCGAACGGGGCTCGGGCGGCGCGGCGCCTGCGGGCTCGCGATCGACGCCGGCGTTTCCATCAGCGCCTCGATCCGCTCCATCGCCGCGAGCGCCGATTGCAGGGTGGTGTATTTGCTCGAAATGTCGCGCAGCGGCATGAAGAACATGCGCGCATAGTCGAGGAACGCGACCAGCGTGCCGGCGGTAATCACGCGGCGGATTACCTGGCCACCGCCGGCCCACACGATGATCCCGACGGTCGCCGAGCTGAGCGCCTCGACCGCCGAAAAGACACCGGCCTCGTAGATGTTGGCGACCATCTGGGCGTCGCGGCTCCTTATGTTGAGCGCGTCGAACTCCTCACGGCTTCGCCGCTCGCGGGTGAAGATCTGCACCACCGCCATCCCGGCCAGCGCCTCGGCCAGGTAGGAATTGAGCGCCGCCAGCCGCTCGCGGATCGCGCGGTAAATCGCGCGGGAGCGGCCGCCGAAGAACTTGAGGATGATCAGCAGTGGAGGCACCGCGCACATCGCCCACATTGCCAGGCGCGCATTGAAGGCGAACATAATCGCGACGATTCCGAGCATCGTCAGCACGTCGATGAAGAGCGTGAGCGATCCCGCGCTGAACATCTCGGTGATCGCGTCGATATCGGTGGTCATCCGGCTGACCATCCGGCCGGTAGGCGTGCGGTCGAAAAACGACATCGGCAGACGTTCGACGTGCTTGAACAGCGCCAGCCGGAGGTCCGAGAGGCTGTACTGCGCGACCATCATGGTGAGATAGGACTGCCCATAGAGGGTCGAGAATTCTCCCACCACCAGCAGCAGGTAGATGAAGCCCATCGCGAGCAGCCCGTGGTTACCGAACAGGGCCAGCACCGGCTCAAGCCATCGCGGCGGCGCGCTTCGATTGTGGGTCAGGAAAAGATCGATCGTAAGTTTCCAGATGAAGGGTTGGGCGAGAGCGAACAGCGAGTTCAGCGGCATCAGGAGGACGGAGATAAAAAACAGCCGGCGGTAAGGATGGACATAGCTCCACACCCACCTGAGAAGTTTCAGGTCATAGACGCGGCCGAGCTTCTCTTCCGCCGCGATTTCCATCACCGTCCGCCGCACGCGTCAGTAGCGCGCGAGTTCCTCCTCGACCAATTGCCGATGGAACAGCTCGGCGTAGATTCCGTGCTGCGCCATCAATTCCTCGTGCGTGCCGCGTTCGGCGATTACGCCGTCTTCGAGCACGACGATGTGGTCCGCGTCGCGCACGGTCGATGCGCGATGGCTCACCACGACGCTGGTGCGGCCGCGCACGCTTTCGGCGAGGCTGTCGAGCACGGCGCGCTCAGTCTCGGTATCGACGCTGGAGAGCGCGTCGTCGAGCACGACCACCGCAGGATCATAAACGAGCACCCGCGCGATCGTAACGCGCTGTTTCTGACCGCCCGAGAGCGACATCCCGCGCTCGCCGACGATCGTCGCAAGACCATGCGGCAGCACGGCGATATCGGCCTCGAGGCCCGCCACGCGCGCCGCCCGGGTGATTTGGTCGAGCGAGGCGTCGCCGCGGCCAAAGGCGATATTGCGGCCCATCGTGTCGGAGAACAGCGTCGGCTCCTGCGGCACCATCCCGACCGTCTTGCGCAACGCCCCCAGCGGCAAATCGCGAACGTCGCGTCCGTCGAGCGTGACGTGGCCCGCGGTCGGCTCGACCAGCCGCGTGAGCAGCTTGACCATCGTGGATTTGCCCGAGCCGGTACGGCCCACGATCGCCAGCTTCTCTCCGGCGCGGATTTTGACCGAGACGTCGCGCAGCGCGTAGTGACCGTCGCGTCCGTTGCCTTTGCCGTCGCCGACGTTCCCGTTGCCGACGTTCCCGTTGCCTTGGTGCGCGAAATAGCTGAACCAGACGTGGTCCCACTCGATTGCACCCGCCACTTCCAGTCGCATCTCTCCGCCTTCGATCGAGGCCGGGGCGGTGGCGAAAAAGATATCGTCGAGCCGCTTCATAGAGGCGCGGCCGCGCTGGTAAATCGAAATCACCCAGCCCATCGCGGTGGTCGGCCACATCAACTGCGCCAGGTAGCCCATGAAGGCGACCAGGCCGCCGATCGACATCTGTCCGCGCGTGACCAGGTAACTGCCGTA containing:
- a CDS encoding proline iminopeptidase-family hydrolase, whose protein sequence is MSSKRSRPAGGSIFLVLLAVVLSANAQAGSADEPKDNSKFPFGCPVKEGYVNVTGGKVWYEIVGGGDAIPLVTVHGGPGFTHDYLEPIGKLCRERPVIFYDQLGAGKSDHPHDKSLWTLDRFVKELAQVRSALGLKRAHFLGHSAGTLIVTDYALTQPQGVVSLTFSDALCSYPEWSKDAALYRRELPAETRAILDRHEASGYTDCPEYQGALIQYYKLHVCRLPVWPDSLERSFAAHNDEIYVTMQGKNEFSCTGNLKDWDRTARLKEIKAPSLYIAGRLGSETSVRATTLCHNALPGSEMVIFEESSHMPMYEEPDKYLRALREFMHRSEQRAPAN
- a CDS encoding aminopeptidase produces the protein MRALTLTIALALIAGTLAGCEAGYIARAAYEESLLLWRRQPIDGVLARGDLSPEVRASLETVLKVRGFAQDGLGLNVGGAYTSISEVDQGAIAWVVMAAPRDSLEPYTWWFPIVGRIPYRGYFNRDRAEAEAAEMEQRGYDTMVRPAVAFSSLGFFNDPLLSNLLRLDRVELAGVIVHELFHRTYFLASDVMFDESAATYVGSAGAVKFFEAAAGPGSADAEAARGVLDADLKFARFLNDEATRLDELYKSGLPREEILKRRATLFAAINADYARLKPHLSGLERFDLDKQPINNAVLINYLIYFHDLDSFAKLDRIYGGDLRNTIKAIIALAESDRDNPFDPIERAARTGQPLAAAQAGDPQSTPPGAPPSVPAPARSGP
- a CDS encoding ABC transporter ATP-binding protein — its product is MEIAAEEKLGRVYDLKLLRWVWSYVHPYRRLFFISVLLMPLNSLFALAQPFIWKLTIDLFLTHNRSAPPRWLEPVLALFGNHGLLAMGFIYLLLVVGEFSTLYGQSYLTMMVAQYSLSDLRLALFKHVERLPMSFFDRTPTGRMVSRMTTDIDAITEMFSAGSLTLFIDVLTMLGIVAIMFAFNARLAMWAMCAVPPLLIILKFFGGRSRAIYRAIRERLAALNSYLAEALAGMAVVQIFTRERRSREEFDALNIRSRDAQMVANIYEAGVFSAVEALSSATVGIIVWAGGGQVIRRVITAGTLVAFLDYARMFFMPLRDISSKYTTLQSALAAMERIEALMETPASIASPQAPRRPSPVRGEIVFERVGFAYRAGEPVLRDLSFTVEPGRKIAIVGATGSGKSTIIKLLTRFYDVSAGRILVDGVDVREWDLAALRRAIGLVQQDVFLFAGDVFDNVRLARTELGEAEVRQALRRAQALDFVERLPGGLHEEIRERGANLSSGQRQLLSFARALAYDPRVLVMDEATSSVDSETESLVQRALDELLKDRTALVIAHRLSTIERADRILVLSQGVLRESGTHAELLARRGLYHRLFELQYATAAEPAGQAAD
- a CDS encoding ABC transporter ATP-binding protein, whose protein sequence is MKRLLGYVRPFWHRYTLATLCTLATVTLGMLLPYLTGKAIDSIQTHDSRRLNLLAGEILAAALTMGVVRWCSRFMFFNCGRDIEYNLRNDLFKHLTLLDRSFYERLKTGDLMSRMINDLTAVRMMVGMGALTLANTPVTYVYALSFMVALQWRLTLVTLAPFAILFFAIRRLTQSLMERSLRVQEELGAIGAKVQESLSGIHVVKAYTLHAREAEEFRRRNDSYNEQGLALARSRSALIPLIRGAYATAMMLVLVYGSYLVTRGQMSIGGLVAFMGYLAQLMWPTTAMGWVISIYQRGRASMKRLDDIFFATAPASIEGGEMRLEVAGAIEWDHVWFSYFAHQGNGNVGNGNVGDGKGNGRDGHYALRDVSVKIRAGEKLAIVGRTGSGKSTMVKLLTRLVEPTAGHVTLDGRDVRDLPLGALRKTVGMVPQEPTLFSDTMGRNIAFGRGDASLDQITRAARVAGLEADIAVLPHGLATIVGERGMSLSGGQKQRVTIARVLVYDPAVVVLDDALSSVDTETERAVLDSLAESVRGRTSVVVSHRASTVRDADHIVVLEDGVIAERGTHEELMAQHGIYAELFHRQLVEEELARY